The stretch of DNA GAcctgaaaaaattaattttttttttttttgaaaataagatGTTGCATAGATAAAGAAAATTAGACCTCGCGGTCATTACAAAGGATAGAAACAGGTATGGAGGGTGACTCCATAACTCTTGTAAAGTTCTGGGCAAAAGCCTAtctagccacattatgggcagcaaaattacaaacacgggatataaaagtaaaattacaagaaagaaaataataagagaGTTGATTACACAAAGATACATAATTATCAATATTCTAAATATAGTGCATTCCTTTCAGTGCTTTGATAACCACTTCTGAATCACTCTCCACTAAGACGTAGTCATGCTTCCTGAGCCTCGCCCTGTCCAACGCAAGCTGACACGCCGCCGCCTCACCAATCAGAGGGTCCCTAAAGTTAAGACAGGACGTAACAGCCCACACAACCGCTCCTGAGTGATCTCTAGCCAGGGTCGCAATGCACATGGAGTCTCCACCAACTTTAACATCACAGTTAATTTTGATCCAGTCCTTCGGCGGAGGCGTCCAAGAAGGCGTGACCACAGGAAGAACCGAGAGGAACACGTATGAGGCATAATCTGTATAACAATGGGAGATAGAGTTAATTACATTCACCAAATTACCCTGAGTCGAGTTATGTACCTTGTCATTGCGGGTTTTCCAAATCACGTCCACAGCGATTGAAGCATAAAGAAACAGCTTTTCTGCATCATCCCCATTTAACTTTAAGTTCCAAAGGAATTTAACCCAATCCCAGACCCTACCACCAGAACCATTTAACAGGTATACCCCCCAAGGGGAGGACCTCCAGATGTGGTATGCAAAATTGCAATAGAGAAAAAGGTGGTCAATGGACTCCGCCTCCTCCCCACACAACAGGCAAGTCTCGTCATCAATATTGATTCTCCTAGCCAGTGTACCTCTGACCGGCAGAGCATTAGAGAGGATACTAGGGGTGTTCACGGTGTGGGTGGTGTggtttttaaccattttttcaaaccaacccgcacatgcggttttttcaattttccaaaccgcacccgcaccgcgacactaaaaaaccgcaaaaaccgcaccgcaaaaaatggtgcggtgcggtgcgatttctgcggtttttgcggtttggactattacaattttttttttaaatcatcacaaaataattaaactatcataaatacaATTATtctaaaacacttaagaaaatacaacaaacttaaGAGTAAtaaagttataacaacaacaataagtcaataatctttttaaagtttcaacaacacacctaaatcaaaataacaaacttgaaactaattaaattccaacaacaatataaagTACAACTaacataaatagattaaaaataaaacaaacacaaacttccaACTCCAACTCCAACTCC from Cannabis sativa cultivar Pink pepper isolate KNU-18-1 chromosome 2, ASM2916894v1, whole genome shotgun sequence encodes:
- the LOC115720311 gene encoding uncharacterized protein LOC115720311; its protein translation is MVKNHTTHTVNTPSILSNALPVRGTLARRINIDDETCLLCGEEAESIDHLFLYCNFAYHIWRSSPWGVYLLNGSGGRVWDWVKFLWNLKLNGDDAEKLFLYASIAVDVIWKTRNDKVHNSTQGNLVNVINSISHCYTDYASYVFLSVLPVVTPSWTPPPKDWIKINCDVKVGGDSMCIATLARDHSGAVVWAVTSCLNFRDPLIGEAAACQLALDRARLRKHDYVLVESDSEVVIKALKGMHYI